One genomic window of Bradyrhizobium sp. CCGE-LA001 includes the following:
- a CDS encoding haloacid dehalogenase type II — MSIKAVVFDAYGTLYDIQSVAEITEDAFPGYGELITQVWRIKQLEYTWLRSLMRRYQDLAAVTRDSLAYTLRMLGLAYENDAFERVIGKYLQLDLYPDATAALAALKPRQLAILSNGSPDMLNALVRNSGLDTLLDATISVDAKKIFKPSPEAYELIGEVLGTQPSEVLFVSSNPWDAAGAKSFGLTVAWIERVTPEAMALACVENEVVAPLTMFRAIRTQMDELGFAPDHRIRALSELPGIA; from the coding sequence ATGAGCATCAAAGCCGTCGTCTTCGATGCCTACGGGACGCTCTACGACATCCAGTCGGTCGCCGAAATCACCGAGGATGCGTTCCCGGGTTATGGCGAGCTCATCACGCAGGTCTGGCGCATCAAGCAGCTCGAATACACCTGGCTGCGCTCGCTGATGCGGCGCTACCAGGATCTTGCCGCCGTCACCCGCGACTCGCTCGCCTATACGCTGCGCATGCTGGGGCTCGCTTACGAGAACGACGCATTCGAGCGCGTCATCGGGAAATATCTGCAGCTCGATCTCTATCCGGACGCGACCGCAGCGCTTGCCGCCTTGAAACCGCGCCAGCTGGCCATCCTCTCCAATGGCAGTCCGGACATGCTCAATGCGCTCGTGCGCAACTCCGGCCTCGACACCCTGCTCGATGCCACCATCAGCGTGGACGCGAAGAAGATCTTCAAGCCGAGTCCTGAGGCTTATGAGCTGATCGGCGAGGTGCTCGGCACCCAGCCGAGCGAGGTTCTGTTCGTCTCCTCCAATCCGTGGGACGCCGCGGGGGCGAAGTCGTTCGGGCTGACTGTGGCGTGGATCGAACGGGTGACGCCCGAAGCCATGGCGCTGGCTTGCGTCGAGAACGAAGTCGTGGCACCGCTGACGATGTTCAGGGCGATCCGCACCCAGATGGACGAGCTCGGCTTCGCGCCGGATCATCGCATCCGCGCGCTTTCAGAGCTGCCAGGCATCGCTTGA
- a CDS encoding Lrp/AsnC family transcriptional regulator → MVDDADFFFSVILVPNGPNNTRMKKSSSPKKVQGFQKRKPDAAHYFVLDEIDRRILRALQQNGLIANQVLADEIGLSPPACLKRVRRLRSAGIIERTVSLLSAEALGYPLLTVVRLKLDGPTEAMMHTFEARMMASPRVSQCMLIAGDTDYILLVRSRDVAHYQEFARRMLKVAPGVRAYTSEIVLAVTKSTTELPVDS, encoded by the coding sequence TTGGTCGACGATGCAGATTTCTTTTTTTCAGTGATTTTGGTGCCTAATGGCCCTAACAATACTCGGATGAAGAAATCGAGCTCCCCAAAAAAGGTACAAGGCTTTCAAAAACGAAAGCCGGACGCAGCGCACTATTTCGTGCTCGACGAGATCGACAGACGAATTCTGCGGGCTTTGCAGCAGAATGGACTGATCGCAAACCAGGTTTTGGCAGATGAAATCGGCCTGTCGCCTCCGGCCTGCTTGAAACGCGTGCGCCGCCTGAGGAGCGCGGGGATCATCGAACGCACAGTATCTCTGCTATCTGCTGAGGCATTGGGTTATCCATTGCTTACCGTTGTCCGCCTGAAGCTCGACGGACCAACCGAAGCGATGATGCACACGTTCGAAGCGCGAATGATGGCTTCTCCGCGTGTGTCGCAATGCATGCTGATCGCTGGCGATACCGATTACATCCTCCTGGTCCGCAGCCGCGATGTTGCGCACTATCAAGAGTTTGCACGGCGCATGTTGAAGGTGGCCCCCGGTGTTCGGGCCTACACCAGCGAGATTGTTCTGGCTGTGACCAAGTCTACAACAGAGCTGCCTGTTGATTCCTGA
- a CDS encoding DMT family transporter: MLLLAVMWGLSIPVTKYGLQSVPPLTLTAMRFAIAVLLLFVCTIGKPTLALKALPRAAALGVLGIGVGQVAQAFGIEGTTASVGTIISATIPIFVVVFAALRLGQRVTGRQQLGLLTAFAGIGLVALGQDQVTGSVVSSGVVGAFWMLLSAVAIAFYYVWSVELTREYDTAAVAAWSTLFGFLALMPWCAWELSHSDVHLTGGVVAAAAYLGVAVSVAGLFLWLYILKTVSAPLAASVQYLQPVSALRRRL; the protein is encoded by the coding sequence ATGCTGCTGCTCGCCGTGATGTGGGGGCTTTCGATCCCGGTTACCAAATATGGTCTTCAGTCGGTGCCTCCGCTGACGTTGACCGCAATGCGGTTTGCCATCGCGGTGCTGTTGCTCTTCGTATGCACGATCGGCAAGCCGACGCTCGCTTTGAAGGCGCTTCCTCGCGCGGCTGCCCTCGGCGTTTTGGGAATCGGCGTCGGCCAGGTCGCACAGGCTTTCGGCATCGAGGGAACGACCGCGTCCGTCGGGACGATCATTTCGGCAACCATTCCCATCTTTGTCGTCGTGTTCGCGGCTCTTCGACTGGGACAGCGCGTCACCGGCCGCCAGCAGCTTGGTCTACTGACTGCGTTCGCCGGCATCGGTCTGGTTGCGCTCGGACAAGATCAGGTGACGGGCTCGGTGGTTTCGTCTGGTGTGGTTGGCGCCTTCTGGATGCTGCTCTCGGCCGTCGCGATCGCGTTCTACTACGTCTGGAGCGTCGAACTTACGCGCGAGTATGATACCGCGGCCGTCGCGGCCTGGAGCACGCTCTTTGGGTTCCTTGCGCTGATGCCATGGTGCGCTTGGGAGCTGTCGCACAGCGATGTCCATCTCACGGGTGGGGTCGTTGCTGCAGCCGCCTACCTCGGGGTGGCGGTCAGTGTCGCAGGGCTGTTCCTCTGGCTGTACATCCTGAAGACAGTTTCAGCTCCGCTCGCGGCGAGCGTTCAGTATCTTCAGCCCGTGTCGGCATTGCGGCGGCGGCTGTGA
- a CDS encoding winged helix-turn-helix transcriptional regulator, which translates to MSSDLPDPDLPAAQAQADVQRCTPNLPGFTCGLDATLRVVSGKWKPLILYFLAQDGPTRYGELRRAIRDVSDKVLIQQLKELEADGLVKRTDYKEVPPRVDYSLTPLGHSLAMALVPLCTWGTEHMAEVSRVFAERATWTRPGRQPTL; encoded by the coding sequence ATGTCCTCAGATCTTCCAGACCCAGACTTGCCGGCGGCGCAGGCTCAAGCAGACGTCCAGCGCTGCACGCCCAATCTCCCCGGCTTCACATGCGGCCTGGATGCGACCCTGCGGGTGGTCTCCGGCAAGTGGAAGCCGCTGATCCTCTACTTCCTCGCCCAGGACGGCCCGACCCGCTACGGCGAGCTCCGGCGCGCCATACGCGACGTCAGCGACAAGGTGCTGATCCAGCAGCTGAAGGAACTCGAGGCCGACGGCCTGGTGAAGCGGACCGACTACAAGGAGGTGCCGCCGCGGGTGGACTACAGCCTCACGCCTCTCGGCCATAGCCTGGCGATGGCCCTTGTGCCGCTCTGCACATGGGGTACGGAGCACATGGCGGAAGTCAGTCGGGTCTTCGCGGAGAGGGCCACCTGGACACGGCCCGGACGTCAGCCAACCCTTTAG
- a CDS encoding SDR family NAD(P)-dependent oxidoreductase, which produces MSRLQGKTAVVTGGGTGIGLGAAKRFVDEGAFVYIFGRRQEPLDAALAQLGSSARAIRGSVTDLSDLDRLYATVKAERGSVDVLFANAGTGLFAPLGEITPEHYDHIFDVNVKGLVFTVQKALPLMRKGSSIILTGSSTGVMGTPQFSIYSATKAAIRNLARSWALDLRGTGIRVNVLSPGPTKTELALEIVGEEAFDALGSTTPIGRVADPSETGAVAAFLASSDSSYMTGGEVFVDGGLAQV; this is translated from the coding sequence ATGAGCAGACTACAAGGCAAGACGGCGGTGGTGACGGGCGGTGGAACCGGCATCGGATTGGGAGCGGCCAAGCGGTTCGTCGACGAAGGCGCGTTCGTCTACATCTTCGGACGGCGGCAGGAGCCGCTCGACGCTGCGCTCGCGCAGCTGGGGTCTTCGGCGCGCGCGATCCGGGGATCGGTCACCGATCTGTCCGACCTGGACCGGCTATATGCGACGGTGAAAGCCGAACGCGGCAGTGTCGACGTTCTCTTCGCCAACGCCGGCACCGGGCTGTTTGCGCCGCTCGGCGAGATCACGCCCGAGCACTATGATCATATCTTCGACGTCAATGTGAAAGGGCTGGTGTTCACCGTGCAGAAGGCCCTGCCATTGATGCGCAAGGGGTCGTCGATCATTCTCACCGGTTCGAGCACGGGCGTGATGGGGACACCCCAGTTCAGCATCTACAGCGCGACCAAGGCCGCGATCCGCAATCTGGCGCGCAGCTGGGCGCTGGACCTGCGCGGCACGGGCATCCGCGTCAATGTGCTGTCGCCGGGGCCGACCAAGACGGAGCTGGCGCTGGAGATCGTCGGCGAGGAAGCCTTCGACGCGCTTGGGAGCACGACGCCCATCGGGCGTGTCGCCGACCCCAGCGAGACCGGGGCGGTCGCCGCATTCCTGGCGTCTTCGGACAGCAGCTACATGACGGGCGGCGAGGTCTTCGTCGACGGCGGCCTTGCACAGGTCTGA
- a CDS encoding amidohydrolase family protein — MPKLKLPNIDDVVAIDIHTHAEEPCGTHPDDGYDDFQAQMAEYFKSPHKHPPTVPETAAYYRSKNIAAVIFPVDAERETGFRRYKNEEMLEIASEHLDVLIPFVSIDPHKGKLGAREARRLIEEYGVRGFKFHPTMQGFYANDRMAYPLYEEINNGGAIALFHTGQTGVGSGMPGGMGMRLKYSNPMYMDDVAADFPDLKIILAHPSFPWQEEALSVATHKPNVYIDLSGWSPKYFPPILVRYINSILQDKMLFGSDWPVITPDRWLSDFAKIDIRDEIRPKVLKANARKLLGI; from the coding sequence ATGCCGAAGCTGAAGCTGCCTAATATCGACGACGTCGTCGCCATCGACATCCACACCCATGCCGAGGAGCCCTGCGGCACCCATCCCGATGACGGCTATGACGACTTCCAGGCGCAGATGGCGGAGTATTTCAAATCGCCCCACAAGCATCCGCCGACCGTGCCGGAGACCGCTGCCTATTACCGCTCCAAGAACATCGCCGCGGTGATCTTCCCTGTCGATGCCGAGCGCGAGACCGGTTTCCGCCGCTACAAGAACGAGGAGATGCTGGAGATCGCCTCCGAGCATCTCGACGTCCTCATCCCCTTCGTCTCGATCGACCCGCACAAGGGCAAGCTCGGCGCGCGCGAGGCACGCAGGCTGATCGAGGAATACGGCGTGCGCGGCTTCAAATTCCACCCGACCATGCAGGGCTTTTACGCCAACGACCGCATGGCCTATCCGCTCTATGAAGAGATCAACAATGGCGGCGCGATTGCGCTGTTCCACACCGGCCAGACCGGCGTCGGCTCCGGCATGCCCGGCGGCATGGGCATGCGGCTGAAATATTCCAACCCGATGTACATGGACGACGTCGCGGCCGATTTCCCCGACCTTAAGATCATCCTCGCGCACCCCTCCTTCCCCTGGCAGGAGGAGGCGCTGTCGGTCGCGACGCACAAGCCGAACGTCTATATCGATCTCTCCGGCTGGTCGCCGAAATACTTCCCGCCGATCCTGGTGCGCTACATCAACTCGATTCTCCAGGACAAGATGCTGTTCGGCTCGGACTGGCCGGTGATCACGCCTGACCGCTGGCTGTCGGATTTCGCCAAGATCGACATCCGCGACGAGATCCGGCCGAAGGTGCTCAAGGCGAACGCGCGCAAGCTGTTGGGAATCTAG
- the ykgO gene encoding type B 50S ribosomal protein L36, with the protein MKVRNSLKSLRGRHRANRLVRRKGRVYVINKVQRRFKARQG; encoded by the coding sequence ATGAAGGTCCGTAACTCGCTGAAATCGCTGCGCGGTCGCCATCGCGCCAACCGCCTGGTCCGCCGCAAGGGCCGGGTCTATGTGATCAACAAGGTGCAGCGCCGCTTCAAGGCGCGTCAGGGCTGA
- a CDS encoding tetratricopeptide repeat protein, whose product MAVRFPFARTLCLALVLGATGLTPALAQQIEPPPPPGKQKKLPEAPAKLPKVDRSKNLDFLFGALKAAPDEASAKHVEARIWAVWLQTPSDTAALLMSRAKTAAEAQKIEIAIKLLDSVIKLRPDYIEAWNRRATLYYMQNDYGRSLADIQQVLIREPRHFGALAGLGMIMQEVGDEKRALDAYRKALAVNPHLEKIPDQVKSLTEKVEGRDI is encoded by the coding sequence ATGGCAGTGAGATTCCCTTTCGCCCGCACGCTGTGCCTGGCCCTCGTCCTGGGAGCGACCGGCCTTACGCCGGCGCTGGCGCAGCAGATCGAACCACCGCCCCCGCCCGGCAAGCAGAAGAAGCTGCCGGAGGCGCCGGCCAAGCTGCCCAAGGTCGACCGCAGCAAGAATCTTGATTTTCTGTTCGGCGCACTGAAGGCCGCGCCCGACGAGGCCAGCGCCAAGCATGTCGAGGCGCGGATCTGGGCGGTCTGGCTGCAGACCCCGAGCGACACGGCGGCGCTGTTGATGTCACGCGCCAAGACCGCGGCCGAGGCGCAGAAGATCGAAATCGCGATCAAGCTGCTGGATTCGGTCATCAAGCTCAGGCCCGATTATATCGAGGCCTGGAACCGGCGCGCGACGCTCTATTACATGCAGAACGATTACGGCCGCTCGCTCGCCGACATCCAGCAGGTGCTGATCCGCGAGCCCCGTCATTTCGGCGCGCTGGCAGGGCTCGGCATGATCATGCAGGAGGTCGGCGACGAGAAGCGCGCGCTGGATGCCTACCGCAAGGCGCTCGCCGTCAATCCGCACCTCGAGAAGATTCCCGACCAG